In Candidatus Woesearchaeota archaeon, a genomic segment contains:
- a CDS encoding PIN domain-containing protein, translating into MEFVIDANILMSALVATEGATYDLMFSERMALFAPEFLMEEFEKYKNEILKKSGLSQSDFELFLSLISSRIELIPKKEFKKLIPEAKKITPDPKDTEYIALALKMRCSLWSNDKRLKEQDKVNVYSTGELLKIIQESIIR; encoded by the coding sequence ATGGAATTTGTTATTGATGCCAACATTTTAATGTCTGCACTTGTAGCTACAGAAGGAGCAACTTATGATTTAATGTTTAGCGAGAGAATGGCGTTATTTGCTCCTGAATTCTTAATGGAAGAATTTGAAAAATATAAAAATGAGATTCTAAAAAAGTCAGGGCTATCTCAATCCGATTTCGAATTATTTTTATCTTTAATCAGTTCAAGAATTGAACTTATTCCAAAGAAGGAGTTTAAAAAATTAATTCCTGAAGCAAAAAAAATAACTCCCGACCCAAAGGATACAGAGTACATTGCCCTTGCCTTAAAAATGAGATGTAGCCTTTGGTCAAACGATAAAAGACTTAAAGAACAAGATAAAGTTAACGTTTATAGTACGGGTGAATTATTGAAAATTATACAAGAGTCTATAATACGATGA
- a CDS encoding inositol monophosphatase — protein sequence MTFIKEMRQTAEKAARVAGKIILNSFQQDIRFERKKDHSFVSIVDKECEENIRKIILSHYPTHAIMGEEFGFKEGSENKGNTENIIWHIDPLDGTSNFKNKYRTVVVSIGVEKHNVFIMGVIYNPFTNELCYAEKGRGAFCNGKRLKVSNASFQEGIVMLNGTFRGKERIKRKVAFLEAFARISPRIRMLGSNVLQLVDVANGIAVANISDGLYIHDLAAGLVLVREAGGIVTDIYGNEPTRETRTVIAVNTVKNYKAILKITRQLY from the coding sequence ATGACGTTTATAAAAGAAATGAGACAAACCGCAGAAAAGGCCGCACGAGTTGCAGGGAAGATTATTCTCAACTCTTTTCAACAGGATATCCGCTTCGAGAGGAAAAAAGATCATTCCTTTGTCAGCATCGTTGATAAGGAATGTGAGGAGAACATCAGAAAAATTATTTTGAGTCATTATCCTACCCATGCAATCATGGGCGAGGAATTTGGATTCAAAGAGGGATCAGAGAATAAAGGCAATACGGAGAATATCATTTGGCATATTGATCCTTTGGATGGAACAAGTAACTTTAAAAACAAATATAGGACTGTTGTCGTTTCGATTGGTGTTGAAAAGCATAACGTCTTTATCATGGGCGTTATTTACAATCCCTTTACCAATGAACTCTGTTATGCTGAAAAGGGCAGGGGAGCGTTTTGTAATGGAAAACGACTCAAGGTGAGCAATGCAAGCTTTCAGGAGGGTATTGTCATGCTCAATGGCACCTTTCGGGGAAAAGAAAGAATCAAACGAAAAGTTGCCTTTCTTGAGGCCTTTGCCAGGATTAGTCCACGCATCCGTATGCTTGGCAGCAATGTCCTCCAACTCGTAGATGTTGCCAATGGTATTGCTGTAGCAAATATCTCTGACGGACTCTACATACATGACTTAGCAGCAGGTCTTGTCTTGGTACGAGAAGCTGGTGGCATAGTAACTGATATTTATGGTAACGAACCAACGCGGGAAACAAGAACGGTAATCGCAGTAAACACCGTCAAAAACTATAAAGCAATCCTCAAGATTACGAGACAACTATACTAA
- a CDS encoding phosphomannomutase/phosphoglucomutase produces the protein MTSPHIFKAYDIRGVYPTELNEETAFLLGRAFVTLMQKEQKRKKLLLAVGRDMRLSSPVLATNLIRGMTTQGADVLDLGLVSTPTFYFAVVHYQTDGGVVVSASHNPKEYNGFKLVRHHAIPISGETGIRELQSLIEKNVFPKKETQGKVTLPKDVLKEHVVHDLRFVSFSEVTSPIKPFTIVADAANSMGALYLEELFHYLPCRLIKVNFTLDGTFPAHQPDPLQEKNLEQLKQKILEVKADLGIAPDGDGDRVFFVDNKGQTVPQPILRGLLAQIFLQEHPRAKICYDIRPGKITKDMILEAGGKPILTRVGHSLIKEVMRKEKAIFAGESSGHYFLHVDDAYYEVPMIIILKILQWLSAKNKSFATLMQPYKKYVHSGEINVVVKNKEQIMQNLAQHYKDAQEISWLDGVTITYDTFWFNVRQSNTEPLLRLNLEAVSASLMKKKRDEVLSFMKE, from the coding sequence ATGACGAGTCCACATATCTTCAAAGCATACGACATCAGAGGAGTTTATCCGACTGAGCTTAATGAGGAAACCGCTTTTCTTTTAGGAAGAGCATTTGTTACCCTCATGCAAAAAGAGCAGAAAAGAAAAAAACTGTTGTTAGCGGTCGGAAGAGATATGCGATTATCATCTCCGGTACTTGCTACAAATCTTATCCGAGGAATGACAACGCAAGGTGCCGATGTTCTCGACCTCGGTTTAGTATCAACACCAACTTTTTATTTTGCTGTTGTGCATTATCAAACTGATGGTGGCGTTGTTGTTTCAGCTTCTCATAATCCGAAAGAATATAACGGTTTTAAACTGGTTCGGCATCATGCAATCCCGATAAGCGGAGAAACGGGTATACGGGAGCTTCAATCCCTCATAGAAAAAAACGTTTTTCCGAAAAAAGAAACACAGGGAAAAGTTACCTTACCGAAGGATGTGTTGAAGGAACATGTTGTTCATGATCTCCGGTTTGTATCTTTTTCGGAAGTGACATCACCGATCAAGCCCTTTACTATCGTTGCCGATGCAGCCAATAGCATGGGTGCTTTGTATCTTGAGGAACTCTTTCATTATCTACCCTGCCGTTTGATTAAAGTTAATTTTACCCTCGATGGGACTTTTCCTGCGCACCAGCCAGATCCGCTTCAGGAAAAAAATCTTGAACAACTCAAGCAAAAAATTCTCGAAGTAAAGGCAGACCTTGGTATTGCGCCTGATGGTGATGGAGACAGAGTATTTTTTGTTGACAATAAAGGCCAGACTGTGCCACAACCAATTCTGCGAGGATTATTGGCCCAAATCTTTTTACAAGAACATCCACGAGCTAAGATATGTTATGATATTCGGCCGGGAAAGATTACCAAAGATATGATTCTTGAAGCAGGAGGAAAGCCAATCCTTACCCGTGTCGGTCATTCCTTAATTAAAGAAGTCATGCGCAAAGAAAAAGCTATCTTTGCTGGCGAATCCTCAGGCCATTATTTCTTACACGTCGATGATGCCTATTATGAAGTCCCTATGATCATTATTCTTAAAATCCTTCAGTGGTTGTCAGCAAAAAATAAATCATTTGCAACACTCATGCAGCCTTATAAAAAGTATGTTCATTCCGGTGAGATTAATGTGGTGGTGAAGAATAAGGAGCAAATCATGCAAAACCTTGCACAACACTATAAGGATGCACAGGAGATCTCATGGTTGGATGGCGTTACGATTACCTATGATACCTTCTGGTTTAATGTCCGCCAGAGTAATACTGAACCACTATTACGATTGAATCTTGAAGCAGTTTCAGCATCACTTATGAAGAAAAAGCGTGATGAAGTTCTTAGCTTTATGAAGGAGTAA
- a CDS encoding nucleotidyltransferase family protein, producing MQFPQKAVILAGGKGTRLRPLTNTLPKALLPVHGKTLTEHLFDLFLKYDITEIILSVGYLKEKIMDYFGDGKGFGVHITYIEEKEPLGTAGPLLLAKDYLRETFIACNGDELKDIDIAEMTKLHQKNNALATLALTTVQDPQHYGVAKLHSNRILMFVEKPAPGTEPSKLINSGFYMMEPAVLNYIPQGFAMLETNVFPQLATEGKLFGYPFQGQWFDTGTMERYDVAKKNWRDINK from the coding sequence ATGCAATTTCCTCAAAAAGCAGTTATTCTTGCAGGTGGTAAGGGAACACGATTGCGGCCGTTAACAAACACCCTTCCAAAAGCATTGTTACCTGTCCACGGTAAAACCTTGACTGAGCATCTCTTTGATTTATTTTTAAAATATGATATCACTGAAATTATTCTTTCAGTTGGCTACCTTAAAGAAAAGATCATGGATTACTTTGGCGATGGAAAAGGATTTGGTGTCCACATCACCTATATTGAAGAGAAAGAGCCATTAGGAACAGCAGGTCCTCTGCTTCTCGCAAAAGACTACCTTCGTGAAACGTTTATTGCCTGTAATGGTGACGAACTCAAGGATATTGACATCGCTGAGATGACAAAGCTCCATCAGAAAAACAACGCACTTGCCACGCTTGCCTTAACTACAGTACAGGATCCACAACATTATGGTGTTGCAAAACTACACAGTAATCGTATTCTTATGTTTGTTGAAAAACCTGCTCCAGGAACAGAGCCATCAAAGCTTATTAATTCGGGATTTTATATGATGGAACCAGCAGTTCTCAACTATATCCCTCAAGGATTTGCTATGCTCGAGACCAATGTTTTTCCTCAACTCGCTACTGAAGGAAAGCTCTTTGGCTATCCTTTTCAAGGACAATGGTTTGATACAGGTACCATGGAACGTTATGATGTGGCAAAAAAGAACTGGAGGGATATCAACAAATGA
- a CDS encoding fructose-1,6-bisphosphatase, whose amino-acid sequence MKLKDHLLKSGAHPHLVTVMCSIADMTKSISQAIIHQQEKEKTTNIHGDEQTALDKWADDFLVKGLHDLRLVKTIASEEQSEIIEMVKAEGEFGVTLDPLDGSSLIDVNLSLGTIVGIFEEGDVLEKGELLDAAFYVVYGPLTTLVYTVKNGVHEFVLTPKNEFVLRKENMTIPEGKIYAPGGLVKEYLPAHAAYVKALEEQGYKLRYSGGMVPDINQILHKGGIFMYPQVKGSENGKLRLLFECNPLSFIITQAGGACSDGKQSILTKKPQSIADRTPIYVGSKGAVRLAEEYLSGKKK is encoded by the coding sequence ATGAAACTCAAAGATCATCTACTCAAAAGCGGTGCACATCCCCACCTTGTTACCGTCATGTGTTCTATTGCCGATATGACCAAGTCAATTTCCCAAGCTATAATCCATCAACAGGAAAAGGAAAAAACAACTAATATCCATGGCGATGAACAAACGGCCCTTGACAAATGGGCAGATGATTTTCTCGTGAAGGGATTGCATGATTTGCGCTTAGTAAAAACTATTGCCTCAGAAGAACAGTCTGAAATTATTGAGATGGTGAAGGCAGAAGGAGAATTTGGAGTTACTCTTGATCCTTTAGATGGTTCCAGTCTTATCGATGTCAATCTTTCGTTAGGAACTATTGTTGGCATCTTTGAAGAAGGAGATGTCCTTGAAAAGGGTGAGCTGTTAGATGCTGCGTTCTATGTTGTCTATGGTCCTTTAACAACGTTAGTATACACGGTTAAAAATGGGGTTCACGAGTTTGTCTTAACACCAAAAAATGAGTTTGTCTTACGCAAAGAAAACATGACGATTCCTGAAGGAAAGATCTATGCGCCAGGAGGATTAGTAAAAGAGTACCTGCCTGCTCATGCTGCCTATGTTAAAGCATTAGAGGAACAAGGTTACAAACTACGCTACAGTGGAGGGATGGTTCCTGACATTAACCAAATTCTGCATAAAGGCGGTATCTTCATGTATCCCCAAGTAAAGGGAAGTGAAAACGGGAAACTCAGGCTTCTGTTTGAATGCAATCCATTATCATTTATCATTACCCAAGCAGGAGGAGCATGTAGCGACGGAAAACAAAGTATCCTCACGAAGAAACCACAATCAATTGCAGACCGAACACCTATCTATGTTGGCAGCAAGGGTGCTGTTCGCTTAGCAGAAGAATATCTGAGTGGAAAGAAAAAATGA
- a CDS encoding Lrp/AsnC family transcriptional regulator — MNGNLDKKDELILEAIKHNARASTRDLSKIIGLPITTIHTRLKRLEKEKIITEYTTKIDHTKTGRPILTYIFLTVDSSNFKTLNQPQLKQKILKLIHAEEVYMITGHFDILIKIYIKDTKDLSYIIETLRRLEGVHSTQTMVVLE; from the coding sequence ATGAATGGAAATCTAGATAAGAAAGATGAATTAATTCTTGAAGCCATAAAACATAATGCAAGAGCTTCGACAAGAGATCTATCCAAAATTATCGGACTTCCGATTACTACAATCCATACTCGGCTAAAGAGGCTTGAAAAAGAAAAAATTATTACAGAATATACAACAAAAATTGATCATACAAAAACAGGTAGACCTATCCTAACTTATATATTCCTTACTGTTGACTCTTCTAATTTTAAGACATTAAACCAGCCACAGCTCAAACAAAAGATACTTAAACTGATACACGCTGAGGAGGTTTATATGATCACCGGACATTTTGATATTCTCATTAAAATCTACATTAAGGATACAAAGGATCTAAGTTATATCATTGAAACATTGAGAAGGCTTGAAGGTGTGCATAGTACCCAGACGATGGTAGTGCTTGAGTAA
- a CDS encoding saccharopine dehydrogenase NADP-binding domain-containing protein: MNGFPNPKIVIAGAGGIGSAVGLILREIGDVAPATIYIGDMDVATARNAAMFIADGSSKKGDVEPFELPKHGTSDGLERVVKDSHLLLDCLPGSEAPRMAELALRHGLSYANLTEYVDETNRIISMADGTESGLILQTGLAPGFINVLAMRLLREFTERYGSEAKIDYVAMKVGALSQHAGPPSYYAFTWSPIGVATEYIEPAIVIRDGKKTTVDSLSERGFAVINGRRYEEDLTSGGAADLPDHLAGRVNRLDYKTLRHEGHYTWIDGLLQQISQDSNDHKAQKLQPLMEQYVPSVEEDFVVIYASVTGSEPTQNGNGQLRTVERAYVIEPSQIGSRQLRAIQSTTAASLAESARLLFNKKPKGVLLQSQIDGQQFLNGPYVSAVYGKTTFNR, encoded by the coding sequence ATGAACGGTTTTCCAAATCCAAAGATAGTAATAGCCGGTGCTGGCGGTATTGGTTCTGCAGTAGGGTTGATTCTGAGAGAGATTGGAGATGTAGCTCCCGCAACGATCTACATAGGTGATATGGATGTTGCTACTGCAAGAAACGCTGCCATGTTTATTGCCGATGGCTCATCAAAAAAAGGGGATGTTGAACCTTTTGAGTTGCCAAAACATGGAACAAGTGATGGCCTAGAAAGAGTTGTAAAAGATTCTCATCTGCTCCTTGATTGTCTCCCAGGAAGTGAAGCACCAAGAATGGCTGAATTGGCATTACGCCACGGATTAAGCTATGCAAACCTGACCGAGTATGTTGATGAAACAAACAGAATAATCAGCATGGCTGACGGAACCGAAAGTGGCCTTATCCTACAAACAGGGCTTGCACCCGGATTTATTAATGTCTTAGCAATGCGCCTTCTCAGAGAGTTCACTGAAAGATATGGAAGCGAGGCTAAAATTGATTATGTTGCAATGAAAGTTGGAGCCTTATCGCAACATGCAGGTCCTCCTTCATATTATGCATTTACCTGGAGCCCCATTGGAGTTGCAACAGAATATATAGAACCGGCTATTGTCATAAGGGATGGGAAGAAGACAACGGTAGATTCCTTATCTGAACGAGGTTTTGCCGTTATTAACGGAAGGAGATATGAAGAAGACCTCACCTCAGGAGGGGCTGCTGATCTTCCTGACCATTTAGCAGGACGGGTAAATAGACTGGATTATAAAACATTACGACATGAAGGTCATTATACATGGATCGATGGTTTGTTACAACAAATCTCTCAAGATAGTAATGACCATAAAGCACAGAAATTACAACCGTTAATGGAACAATACGTTCCTTCAGTTGAAGAAGATTTTGTGGTGATCTATGCATCGGTTACAGGTAGTGAACCAACACAAAACGGTAATGGCCAATTAAGAACCGTAGAGAGAGCATATGTTATTGAACCTTCTCAGATTGGGTCAAGGCAATTGAGGGCAATTCAATCAACAACAGCTGCAAGTCTTGCTGAATCGGCAAGATTACTCTTTAACAAAAAACCGAAAGGAGTACTTCTTCAGAGCCAGATTGACGGCCAACAATTTTTGAACGGGCCGTACGTATCAGCAGTTTATGGAAAAACCACTTTCAATAGATAA
- a CDS encoding aldolase, which produces MGLKTITPRDVLVPSDVPQAMHDEYVKNFMKMTNNTGRLMLFAGDQKIEHLNDDFYGSEKEAIAVDDHIPEHLFRIANQARIGVFAAQFGLIARYGSSYSRIPYLVKINSKSHLVKTAQQDPFSGQLVTIDQVMALKKNAHLNIVAVGYTIYLGSEFEPQMLKEAQQVAIEAHNHGLLVVFWVYPRGKAVPDEKDPHLIAGATGAACCLGADFVKVNYPKKEGKLSEEIFKEAVLAAGRCKVVCAGGSSTDVRKFLDQLWKQINISGASGNATGRNVHQKPLDEAVRMCNAISAITLDGKDVETAMKIYQGK; this is translated from the coding sequence ATGGGATTAAAAACAATAACACCACGAGACGTTCTTGTTCCAAGCGATGTGCCTCAGGCAATGCATGATGAGTATGTGAAGAATTTTATGAAGATGACCAACAACACTGGCCGTCTGATGCTCTTTGCAGGCGATCAAAAGATCGAGCATCTGAATGACGATTTCTATGGCTCTGAGAAAGAAGCTATAGCTGTTGATGACCATATCCCAGAGCATTTGTTTCGTATTGCAAATCAAGCACGAATTGGTGTTTTTGCTGCTCAGTTTGGGCTCATCGCACGCTATGGTTCGTCATATTCCCGCATTCCTTACCTTGTAAAAATAAACTCAAAATCTCACCTGGTAAAGACTGCTCAACAAGACCCTTTCTCAGGGCAGTTGGTGACCATTGATCAAGTGATGGCATTGAAAAAAAATGCTCATTTGAATATAGTGGCTGTTGGTTATACTATTTATCTTGGCTCTGAATTTGAACCGCAGATGCTGAAAGAAGCGCAACAAGTAGCAATAGAAGCTCATAACCATGGCTTACTTGTTGTTTTCTGGGTGTATCCACGAGGAAAAGCCGTTCCCGATGAAAAAGATCCTCACTTAATTGCAGGTGCAACCGGAGCTGCATGTTGTCTTGGTGCTGATTTTGTCAAAGTCAACTATCCCAAAAAAGAAGGTAAGCTTTCTGAAGAAATATTCAAGGAAGCAGTCTTGGCTGCAGGAAGATGTAAGGTTGTTTGTGCAGGCGGTTCAAGCACTGATGTCAGGAAATTCTTAGACCAATTATGGAAGCAGATCAATATCAGCGGTGCAAGTGGTAATGCTACGGGAAGAAACGTCCATCAGAAGCCATTGGATGAAGCTGTTCGCATGTGCAATGCCATCTCTGCCATAACCTTAGATGGGAAAGATGTTGAAACGGCAATGAAGATTTATCAAGGAAAATAA
- a CDS encoding AAA family ATPase: protein MNPLIIVNGNSGTGKRTVSRFLEDRLDNYRRFSPDDTRRKLGRPDYDPRDTGEVLLHMYQEISETLQDEGGVIVHSHYKSSVGRQIVYDIAFCYNVPVLLIECICPEEVAKSRIRSRSKKDELHSPPTDPAVYDRLKAIWEDTEQDFARNRHVSWIRYDSHTSDVREILVRTGLIEFSSQIIELLQYVRS from the coding sequence ATGAATCCATTAATAATTGTAAATGGAAATTCTGGAACTGGAAAAAGAACAGTAAGCAGATTCTTAGAAGATAGACTTGATAATTACCGAAGATTCAGTCCTGACGACACAAGAAGAAAATTAGGTAGACCTGATTATGATCCAAGAGATACAGGTGAAGTGCTTTTACACATGTATCAAGAAATTTCAGAAACATTACAAGATGAGGGAGGGGTGATAGTCCATTCACATTATAAAAGTAGTGTTGGCAGACAAATCGTATATGATATTGCATTTTGTTATAATGTACCGGTATTGTTAATAGAGTGTATCTGCCCTGAAGAAGTTGCAAAGAGTCGAATTAGAAGTAGATCAAAGAAAGACGAACTTCACAGTCCGCCAACCGATCCTGCTGTTTATGATAGATTGAAGGCAATTTGGGAAGATACTGAGCAAGATTTTGCTAGAAATAGACACGTTTCTTGGATTAGATATGACTCGCACACATCTGATGTAAGAGAGATCTTGGTTAGAACCGGACTAATAGAGTTTTCGTCTCAAATAATTGAATTACTTCAGTACGTTAGATCCTAA
- a CDS encoding nitroreductase family protein: MEKTVTKEVQERRKANYDIDHLFLNRWSPRSMTGEALIEDEFMPLFEAARWAPSSYNSQQWRFLYAKRNSKEWNTFLDLLVEGNKGWAKNAALLVVVISRKNFEHNEKPSRTHVFDAGAAWENLALEGAQRGLVVHGMEGFDYDKAKKILGVPDNYDVCAMIAIGKRGKKENLPSQLQEIEQPNDRRPLHDIAIEGRFRGK; this comes from the coding sequence ATGGAAAAGACAGTAACGAAAGAAGTTCAGGAACGAAGAAAAGCAAATTACGATATTGATCATCTCTTTCTTAACCGGTGGTCACCACGATCAATGACCGGCGAAGCATTAATAGAAGATGAATTCATGCCGCTCTTTGAAGCAGCGCGATGGGCACCCTCGTCGTACAACTCACAGCAATGGAGATTTCTCTATGCAAAACGAAACAGTAAAGAATGGAATACTTTTCTTGACTTACTTGTTGAGGGAAATAAAGGATGGGCAAAAAATGCTGCACTCCTTGTTGTTGTCATTTCACGAAAGAATTTTGAGCATAATGAAAAGCCCTCACGAACCCATGTCTTTGATGCAGGAGCAGCATGGGAAAATCTTGCCTTAGAAGGCGCTCAAAGAGGACTTGTCGTGCATGGCATGGAAGGCTTTGATTATGACAAAGCAAAAAAGATTCTCGGTGTACCAGACAACTATGATGTCTGTGCCATGATTGCAATTGGTAAAAGAGGCAAAAAAGAAAATTTACCTTCACAACTACAGGAAATTGAACAGCCAAATGACCGAAGGCCATTGCACGACATAGCAATCGAAGGAAGGTTCAGGGGAAAATAA